In Drosophila santomea strain STO CAGO 1482 chromosome 3L, Prin_Dsan_1.1, whole genome shotgun sequence, a single window of DNA contains:
- the LOC120448081 gene encoding large proline-rich protein BAG6 isoform X10, protein MLINLKVKTLDARTHEFSIDNELTIRQFKDQIAEKTNIAAENQRIIYQGRVLADDKQVKEYDVDGKVLHVAERPPFSQRGANARNNDEPMRTFRNVARPPPPGMRTSPYFRALDGMLVGTMAIPVNNGPVAGQTRPPPNRYPNSSSFCINRITVALHMIDCADNIAAYLENPAVGLNNQSLDILQRGRWSMESTVVEVGVSSTDLPRNNNIIDMVQDAVTAALSRTGARNYTVVQLPTVYTNENGETSQQRTGEAGTSEGAASGAASNASGETTAATVIIEDVIETDDEAADGASDRSVTPTPEPEPEGAVGGQPATAAETPTSSAGSANDAAAEGAHNSGPRRRTRPQVLAQVIQHYRGVQARLAPFVDRYYEILQNDPTFEESDTSGRENAQRIFDRVSEAFHYLSHAQHAISDLMLDLSQPGPRVLTCRPILVEQSGYIRSNNIFTPNFLAPASGLLNEPFRNRAPGTASAAGTQTPNTAGTPTAVAPPQAANLQAATDASRSAAAMAEIASRAAGAAAEMAAGAASAAAAAARDLSSDQVEDPVDEPMVAPNAAGAATPAQQQQRLEMDTQMEMARIIQAMVNGQRPNDVHVEFNAPNVMSINLPVHVMTTVRQAPAPGSNETAEPSASESSPESTPATATAESPNAASTSSGTRSGDQRANTLPTTSTQTRSTSRPQIQIGGNNNWGGRIAPTHTAFDRFLPCNSHHIREPEQLLQNNNTNRSTSTAAAGGATVLSPTAAAVTRPASVGSAVAAEGGSAASSSSGAPAPIAATTPAGPPQTVVPTSTPTPAGGDSNNLRSQLRSFLNDSLFVGVPINEQTIPGAIGRALEWFAESLVYLPQYERPEYNSRDSVCNILRVSLRLIIELCNGAPGGADGAQFEQSLKKICDQFRKRLYSVLFLCLGSANAELYWRQLMRLLCTPMRSNFRNEALQFLCIYIDPTIPAQTDTADAQQFLVLRSVQAAPPTAADEPFVAPPPFALNPQQQQQQPQEQSLDTDVEMAEVAASSSSSSSPAADLPVVIVGSEPWHMSFPNDWLPVITRDLQTQAEQSRPQPPFSDAYISGMSAKRRKIIQSEKPTASVECLIANGVQRAIQSAGLGGTSGSASSSSISMDTVIGSIAHDSTVQAAYTDAVRNSLKERIKQDADFKSSKYPQIAKFAEQK, encoded by the exons ATGCTCATAAACCTTAAGGTGAAGACCTTAGATGCGCGCACCCACGAATTCAGCATCGACAATGAG CTCACCATCCGCCAGTTCAAGGACCAAATAGCCGAGAAGACAAACATTGCGGCGGAGAACCAGCGTATCATCTACCAGGGTCGCGTTCTGGCCGATGATAAGCAGGTGAAGGAATACG ATGTGGATGGCAAGGTGCTCCATGTGGCCGAACGACCACCGTTCTCGCAGCGCGGTGCCAACGCCCGGAACAATGATGAACCCATGCGCACCTTCCGCAATGTGGCACGTCCTCCGCCGCCGGGAATGCGCACCTCTCCGTATTTCCGCGCCCTCGACGGCATGCTAGTGGGCACCATGGCCATACCCGTTAACAATGGTCCAGTAGCAGGG CAGACTCGTCCTCCACCAAATCGTTATCCCAACTCCTCGTCCTTCTGCATTAACCGCATCACTGTGGCCCTGCACATGATCGATTGCGCCGACAATATAGCAGCCTATCTGGAAAATCCAGCCGTTGGTCTAAACAATCAATCGCTGGACATCCTGCAGCGTGGTCGCTGGTCCATGGAGTCCACTGTCGTGGAAGTGGGTGTCTCCTCGACCGATCTGCCGCGCAACAATAACATCATCGATATGGTCCAAGATGCTGTGACCGCCGCTCTCTCGCGTACTGGCGCCCGCAACTATACGGTGGTGCAGCTGCCCACAGTTTATACCAACGAGAATGGCGAGACCAGCCAGCAGAGGACTGGCGAAGCTGGAACAAGCGAAGGAGCAGCCAGCGGAGCTGCAAGCAATGCTAGTGGTGAAACCACAGCGGCCACTGTGATTATCGAGGATGTTATCGAAACGGACGACGAAGCTGCCGATGGAGCATCGGATCGTTCCGTCACGCCAACACCAGAGCCGGAGCCGGAGGGAGCAGTTGGTGGCCAGCCGGCCACTGCAGCAGAGACTCCCACATCCTCGGCTGGATCAGCAAATGACGCGGCTGCAGAAGGAGCCCACAACTCGGGACCCAGGCGCCGTACGCGTCCGCAGGTGTTGGCCCAAGTTATTCAGCACTATCGTGGCGTACAGGCTCGCTTGGCGCCTTTTGTAGATCGGTACTACGAGATTCTTCAGAACGATCCCACTTTCGAGGAGAGT gACACCTCTGGACGCGAGAACGCGCAGCGAATCTTTGATCGCGTTTCGGAGGCCTTCCACTACCTTTCGCACGCCCAGCACGCTATATCCGATTTAATGCTTGATCTGTCGCAGCCAGGACCACGTGTGCTCACCTGCCGACCCATTCTCGTTGAGCAGAGCGGCTACATACGCTCCAATAACATTTTCACGCCCAACTTCTTGGCACCGGCCTCGGGTCTCCTCAACGAGCCTTTCCGCAATAGAGCACCTGGTACTGCCTCTGCAGCTGGCACGCAAACGCCGAACACCGCAGGCACTCCAACTGCTGTGGCACCGCCGCAGGCTGCCAATTTGCAGGCGGCCACCGATGCCAGCCGCAGTGCAGCGGCCATGGCGGAGATCGCCAGTCGAGCTGCTGGAGCCGCTGCGGAAATGGCTGCTGGAGCTGCTAGTgcggctgccgctgctgctcgCGATTTGTCCAGCGATCAAGTGGAGGATCCCGTCGACGAACCTATGGTGGCGCCAAATGCTGCAGGTGCCGCAACACCtgcacaacagcagcagcgtcTCGAAATGG ATAcccaaatggaaatggctcGCATTATTCAGGCAATGGTCAATGGTCAGCGGCCGAACGATGTTCATGTGGAATTCAATGCCCCCAACGTCATGTCGATTAACCTACCGGTGCATGTGATGACGACAGTGCGACAGGCTCCGGCACCTGGATCAAACGAAACAGCAGAACCTTCTGCGTCCGAATCCTCCCCTGAAAGTACGCCTGCAACGGCCACTGCAGAGTCTCCAAATGCAGCATCAACATCAAGTGGAACACGCAGTGGCGATCAGAGGGCCAATACCTTGCCCACCACGTCCACGCAAACGCGTTCGACATCAAGGCCACAGATTCAGAttggcggcaacaacaactgggGCGGACGCATTGCTCCCACACACACGGCATTCGACCGCTTCCTGCCTTGCAACAGTCATCACATTCGGGAACCCGAACAGCTGCTCCAAAACAACAATACCAATCGCAGCACctctacagcagcagcaggaggagccaCCGTTCTATCGCCCACAGCCGCTGCCGTAACTCGTCCTG CTTCGGTAGGCAGCGCAGTCGCCGCCGAGGGAGGTTCGGCcgcctcatcatcatcaggagCACCTGCCCCAATTGCTGCTACCACACCAGCTGGTCCACCGCAAACTGTTGTGCCGACATCCACACCCACTCCTGCCGGCGGAGATTCGAACAACCTGCGTTCGCAGCTGCGCAGCTTCCTCAACGACAGCCTGTTTGTCGGCGTGCCCATCAACGAGCAGACCATCCCAGGGGCCATTGGTCGCGCACTTGAATGGTTCGCGGAGAGCCTGGTCTACTTGCCGCAATACGAGCGGCCGGAGTACAACTCCCGCGACTCGGTGTGCAACATCCTGCGTGTCAGCCTCCGTCTGATCATCGAGCTTTGTAATGGAGCTCCGGGCGGCGCTGATGGTGCTCAGTTCGAGCAAAGTCTCAAAAAGATCTGTGACCAGTTCCGCAAGCGCCTCTACAGCGTTCTCTTCTTGTGTCTTGGAAGCGCGAACGCGGAGCTCTACTGGCGCCAGCTAATGCGCCTGCTTTGCACACCAATGCGATCCA ACTTCCGCAACGAAGCCCTGCAGTTCTTGTGCATCTACATAGACCCCACGATTCCTGCCCAGACTGACACAGCAGATGCCCAGCAGTTCCTGGTCCTGCGCAGCGTTCAAGCAGCTCCTCCAACAGCTGCCGACGAA CCATTCGTGGCACCGCCGCCTTTTGCTCTCAacccacagcagcagcagcagcagccgcaagAGCAATCTCTGGATACGGATGTTGAGATGGCTGAAGTggccgccagcagcagcagcagcagttcaCCGGCAGCCGACCTACCCGTAGTGATTGTGGGCTCAGAGCCCTGGCACATGAGTTTCCCCAATGATTGGTTGCCAGTGATAACGCGCGATCTACAGACCCAGGCAGAG CAGAGTCGTCCTCAGCCGCCGTTCTCGGATGCCTACATCTCGGGCATGTCCGCCAAGCGGCGCAAGATAATTCAGTCGGAAAAGCCGACGGCCAGCGTGGAGTGTCTCATTGCGAACGGAGTGCAGAGGGCTATCCAAAGCGCCGGTTTGGGTGGAACCAGTGGAAGCGCCTCAAGTTCGTCGATCAGTATGGATACCGTAATCGGTTCCATTGCTCACGACTCCACCGTTCAGGCTGCCTACACGGATGCGGTGCGGAATAGTTTAAAAGAGCGTATCAAGCAGGATGCGGATTTCAAGTCCAGCAAGTATCCACAGATCGCCAAGTTCGCCGAGCAAAAGTAG
- the LOC120448081 gene encoding large proline-rich protein BAG6 isoform X6 produces the protein MLINLKVKTLDARTHEFSIDNELTIRQFKDQIAEKTNIAAENQRIIYQGRVLADDKQVKEYDVDGKVLHVAERPPFSQRGANARNNDEPMRTFRNVARPPPPGMRTSPYFRALDGMLVGTMAIPVNNGPVAGQTRPPPNRYPNSSSFCINRITVALHMIDCADNIAAYLENPAVGLNNQSLDILQRGRWSMESTVVEVGVSSTDLPRNNNIIDMVQDAVTAALSRTGARNYTVVQLPTVYTNENGETSQQRTGEAGTSEGAASGAASNASGETTAATVIIEDVIETDDEAADGASDRSVTPTPEPEPEGAVGGQPATAAETPTSSAGSANDAAAEGAHNSGPRRRTRPQVLAQVIQHYRGVQARLAPFVDRYYEILQNDPTFEESDTSGRENAQRIFDRVSEAFHYLSHAQHAISDLMLDLSQPGPRVLTCRPILVEQSGYIRSNNIFTPNFLAPASGLLNEPFRNRAPGTASAAGTQTPNTAGTPTAVAPPQAANLQAATDASRSAAAMAEIASRAAGAAAEMAAGAASAAAAAARDLSSDQVEDPVDEPMVAPNAAGAATPAQQQQRLEMDTQMEMARIIQAMVNGQRPNDVHVEFNAPNVMSINLPVHVMTTVRQAPAPGSNETAEPSASESSPESTPATATAESPNAASTSSGTRSGDQRANTLPTTSTQTRSTSRPQIQIGGNNNWGGRIAPTHTAFDRFLPCNSHHIREPEQLLQNNNTNRSTSTAAAGGATVLSPTAAAVTRPVTTGRIQRGSNTFRPMWSSRRQRPASEQLNSLRPAAWAQAQTQTTHVQAAHVGAGSTNGPGVGAGAGAGRVRPTGGSPINRDRLAARTAHVGGGSTNGGLPSGRRGRLQAATSRLSRQFPTLLANFLLNNLRNNAPTASVGSAVAAEGGSAASSSSGAPAPIAATTPAGPPQTVVPTSTPTPAGGDSNNLRSQLRSFLNDSLFVGVPINEQTIPGAIGRALEWFAESLVYLPQYERPEYNSRDSVCNILRVSLRLIIELCNGAPGGADGAQFEQSLKKICDQFRKRLYSVLFLCLGSANAELYWRQLMRLLCTPMRSNFRNEALQFLCIYIDPTIPAQTDTADAQQFLVLRSVQAAPPTAADEPFVAPPPFALNPQQQQQQPQEQSLDTDVEMAEVAASSSSSSSPAADLPVVIVGSEPWHMSFPNDWLPVITRDLQTQAEQSRPQPPFSDAYISGMSAKRRKIIQSEKPTASVECLIANGVQRAIQSAGLGGTSGSASSSSISMDTVIGSIAHDSTVQAAYTDAVRNSLKERIKQDADFKSSKYPQIAKFAEQK, from the exons ATGCTCATAAACCTTAAGGTGAAGACCTTAGATGCGCGCACCCACGAATTCAGCATCGACAATGAG CTCACCATCCGCCAGTTCAAGGACCAAATAGCCGAGAAGACAAACATTGCGGCGGAGAACCAGCGTATCATCTACCAGGGTCGCGTTCTGGCCGATGATAAGCAGGTGAAGGAATACG ATGTGGATGGCAAGGTGCTCCATGTGGCCGAACGACCACCGTTCTCGCAGCGCGGTGCCAACGCCCGGAACAATGATGAACCCATGCGCACCTTCCGCAATGTGGCACGTCCTCCGCCGCCGGGAATGCGCACCTCTCCGTATTTCCGCGCCCTCGACGGCATGCTAGTGGGCACCATGGCCATACCCGTTAACAATGGTCCAGTAGCAGGG CAGACTCGTCCTCCACCAAATCGTTATCCCAACTCCTCGTCCTTCTGCATTAACCGCATCACTGTGGCCCTGCACATGATCGATTGCGCCGACAATATAGCAGCCTATCTGGAAAATCCAGCCGTTGGTCTAAACAATCAATCGCTGGACATCCTGCAGCGTGGTCGCTGGTCCATGGAGTCCACTGTCGTGGAAGTGGGTGTCTCCTCGACCGATCTGCCGCGCAACAATAACATCATCGATATGGTCCAAGATGCTGTGACCGCCGCTCTCTCGCGTACTGGCGCCCGCAACTATACGGTGGTGCAGCTGCCCACAGTTTATACCAACGAGAATGGCGAGACCAGCCAGCAGAGGACTGGCGAAGCTGGAACAAGCGAAGGAGCAGCCAGCGGAGCTGCAAGCAATGCTAGTGGTGAAACCACAGCGGCCACTGTGATTATCGAGGATGTTATCGAAACGGACGACGAAGCTGCCGATGGAGCATCGGATCGTTCCGTCACGCCAACACCAGAGCCGGAGCCGGAGGGAGCAGTTGGTGGCCAGCCGGCCACTGCAGCAGAGACTCCCACATCCTCGGCTGGATCAGCAAATGACGCGGCTGCAGAAGGAGCCCACAACTCGGGACCCAGGCGCCGTACGCGTCCGCAGGTGTTGGCCCAAGTTATTCAGCACTATCGTGGCGTACAGGCTCGCTTGGCGCCTTTTGTAGATCGGTACTACGAGATTCTTCAGAACGATCCCACTTTCGAGGAGAGT gACACCTCTGGACGCGAGAACGCGCAGCGAATCTTTGATCGCGTTTCGGAGGCCTTCCACTACCTTTCGCACGCCCAGCACGCTATATCCGATTTAATGCTTGATCTGTCGCAGCCAGGACCACGTGTGCTCACCTGCCGACCCATTCTCGTTGAGCAGAGCGGCTACATACGCTCCAATAACATTTTCACGCCCAACTTCTTGGCACCGGCCTCGGGTCTCCTCAACGAGCCTTTCCGCAATAGAGCACCTGGTACTGCCTCTGCAGCTGGCACGCAAACGCCGAACACCGCAGGCACTCCAACTGCTGTGGCACCGCCGCAGGCTGCCAATTTGCAGGCGGCCACCGATGCCAGCCGCAGTGCAGCGGCCATGGCGGAGATCGCCAGTCGAGCTGCTGGAGCCGCTGCGGAAATGGCTGCTGGAGCTGCTAGTgcggctgccgctgctgctcgCGATTTGTCCAGCGATCAAGTGGAGGATCCCGTCGACGAACCTATGGTGGCGCCAAATGCTGCAGGTGCCGCAACACCtgcacaacagcagcagcgtcTCGAAATGG ATAcccaaatggaaatggctcGCATTATTCAGGCAATGGTCAATGGTCAGCGGCCGAACGATGTTCATGTGGAATTCAATGCCCCCAACGTCATGTCGATTAACCTACCGGTGCATGTGATGACGACAGTGCGACAGGCTCCGGCACCTGGATCAAACGAAACAGCAGAACCTTCTGCGTCCGAATCCTCCCCTGAAAGTACGCCTGCAACGGCCACTGCAGAGTCTCCAAATGCAGCATCAACATCAAGTGGAACACGCAGTGGCGATCAGAGGGCCAATACCTTGCCCACCACGTCCACGCAAACGCGTTCGACATCAAGGCCACAGATTCAGAttggcggcaacaacaactgggGCGGACGCATTGCTCCCACACACACGGCATTCGACCGCTTCCTGCCTTGCAACAGTCATCACATTCGGGAACCCGAACAGCTGCTCCAAAACAACAATACCAATCGCAGCACctctacagcagcagcaggaggagccaCCGTTCTATCGCCCACAGCCGCTGCCGTAACTCGTCCTG TCACCACTGGTCGCATCCAGCGCGGCAGTAACACGTTCCGCCCAATGTGGTCGTCGCGTCGCCAGCGACCAGCCAGCGAGCAACTAAACAGCCTGCGACCGGCAGCCTGGGCGCAGGCGCAGACCCAAACCACTCATGTTCAAGCCGCCCACGTTGGTGCTGGCAGCACCAATGGGCCCGGAGTCGGAGCCGGGGCCGGAGCCGGAAGAGTGCGGCCCACGGGAGGATCGCCCATCAATCGCGATCGGCTGGCGGCTCGAACGGCCCACGTTGGCGGTGGCAGCACCAACGGAGGCTTGCCCTCTGGCCGGCGGGGGCGACTACAGGCCGCCACCAGCCGCCTGTCACGACAATTTCCCACCCTACTCGCTAATTTTTTGCTTAATAATCTGAGAAATAATGCGCCAACAGCTTCGGTAGGCAGCGCAGTCGCCGCCGAGGGAGGTTCGGCcgcctcatcatcatcaggagCACCTGCCCCAATTGCTGCTACCACACCAGCTGGTCCACCGCAAACTGTTGTGCCGACATCCACACCCACTCCTGCCGGCGGAGATTCGAACAACCTGCGTTCGCAGCTGCGCAGCTTCCTCAACGACAGCCTGTTTGTCGGCGTGCCCATCAACGAGCAGACCATCCCAGGGGCCATTGGTCGCGCACTTGAATGGTTCGCGGAGAGCCTGGTCTACTTGCCGCAATACGAGCGGCCGGAGTACAACTCCCGCGACTCGGTGTGCAACATCCTGCGTGTCAGCCTCCGTCTGATCATCGAGCTTTGTAATGGAGCTCCGGGCGGCGCTGATGGTGCTCAGTTCGAGCAAAGTCTCAAAAAGATCTGTGACCAGTTCCGCAAGCGCCTCTACAGCGTTCTCTTCTTGTGTCTTGGAAGCGCGAACGCGGAGCTCTACTGGCGCCAGCTAATGCGCCTGCTTTGCACACCAATGCGATCCA ACTTCCGCAACGAAGCCCTGCAGTTCTTGTGCATCTACATAGACCCCACGATTCCTGCCCAGACTGACACAGCAGATGCCCAGCAGTTCCTGGTCCTGCGCAGCGTTCAAGCAGCTCCTCCAACAGCTGCCGACGAA CCATTCGTGGCACCGCCGCCTTTTGCTCTCAacccacagcagcagcagcagcagccgcaagAGCAATCTCTGGATACGGATGTTGAGATGGCTGAAGTggccgccagcagcagcagcagcagttcaCCGGCAGCCGACCTACCCGTAGTGATTGTGGGCTCAGAGCCCTGGCACATGAGTTTCCCCAATGATTGGTTGCCAGTGATAACGCGCGATCTACAGACCCAGGCAGAG CAGAGTCGTCCTCAGCCGCCGTTCTCGGATGCCTACATCTCGGGCATGTCCGCCAAGCGGCGCAAGATAATTCAGTCGGAAAAGCCGACGGCCAGCGTGGAGTGTCTCATTGCGAACGGAGTGCAGAGGGCTATCCAAAGCGCCGGTTTGGGTGGAACCAGTGGAAGCGCCTCAAGTTCGTCGATCAGTATGGATACCGTAATCGGTTCCATTGCTCACGACTCCACCGTTCAGGCTGCCTACACGGATGCGGTGCGGAATAGTTTAAAAGAGCGTATCAAGCAGGATGCGGATTTCAAGTCCAGCAAGTATCCACAGATCGCCAAGTTCGCCGAGCAAAAGTAG